The following are from one region of the Rosistilla carotiformis genome:
- a CDS encoding hydantoinase B/oxoprolinase family protein gives MIKVWADIGGTFTDCFVSIPGQPLRWTKVLSSGSTKGRIDADSTAATVIDRLRVGDPDRFWNGSVLRLLDPHGTLVEQRVVESFTAASGQLQLSEPFSQPPQPGWAYELTSDLTAPVIATRLLLGLPADQPLPPLDVRMGTTRGTNALLTRRGAPTAFLTTAGFEDLLEIGQQDRPDLFTLNIVKRKPLYSTVAAVEERIAADGTILQPLDLEAARQQIDALRRSGAESLAIGLLNAYINPAHEQALVDLALAAGFSNVSASHRIAPVIKLVDRAETTVLDAYLNPVIADYVAQVWQQFGGVDRCQLQLMTSGGTLVPGDAFRGKDSILSGPAGGVVALAEIARAHGADEAIGFDMGGTSTDVSRFAGQPVRQYEAFKAGTRILTPMMAIETVAAGGGSICRFDGQRMCVGPESAGADPGPACYGRGGPLTVTDLNVVLGRVLADRFPFPMDRDAAIARLAEIQQTMDAVGQPIESAEALAAGFRAIANHHMAEAVRAVTTAEGRDPRGMTLVGFGGAAGQHLCDVAEVLGIRKIIDHPQASLLSALGMGLAATGNTQSHGIYRPLEKVSDDELSGHIEAVTQQALAELPTAPDGVVATIRQTIDVRYLGTDAALEIDCRSRDEIAAAFHRQHREQFGYQRTDQPLELVAVRATVSLPGAASLQPLAEVEPLDWQPTAFQDVWLGDRWQQVASFDRDQLVPGAQIVGPAIVASDHHTLIVDRDWKAQVAEDLSIVLVQEEAARDRRVAVETDEATCDPVLLEIFASRFQQIANQMGLVLGRTAISVNVKERRDYSCAIFRGDGSLVANAPHVPVHLGAMGHTVRSIMTQFPEMFPGDCFVTNDPFAGGSHLPDVTVITPVFVDSDPESASDRETRRPDFFVASRAHHAEIGGITPGSMPPDASNLSQEGVLIRGLALVRNGQQHQEDLKHLLSAGEYPSRCVAENLADIAAQQAAGTGGARDLCALVAQYGGAVVDRYMMHLQDVAAAAVSARLRLLPAGEMQFEDCLDDGTPICVQMQVIDDRLRIDFTGTASVHPRGFNATPAIVTAAVLYVLRTLIDQPLPLNEGVLRCVDLHLPVGLLNPTRDDDPRKCPAVVAGNVETSQRVVDVLLGALGVAAASQGTMNNFVIGDATFGYYETICGGSGATATGNGASAVHTHMTNTRITDPEVLELRYPMRLIRFAIRRDSGGAGEHRGGDGAIREVEFLKPLTVSLLTGRRTDRPPYGLAGGADGALGENWYTSADGKKQRLAACCRIEVQAGDRLTLLTPGGGGYGAET, from the coding sequence ATGATCAAAGTCTGGGCCGATATCGGCGGCACATTTACCGATTGTTTTGTTTCGATTCCAGGACAACCGTTGCGTTGGACCAAGGTGCTCAGCAGTGGCAGCACCAAGGGACGCATCGACGCCGATTCGACCGCCGCGACGGTGATCGATCGGCTTCGCGTCGGCGATCCCGACCGATTTTGGAATGGTTCGGTCCTGCGGCTGCTCGACCCCCACGGCACGCTGGTCGAGCAACGCGTCGTCGAGTCGTTCACTGCCGCGTCGGGCCAGTTGCAACTGTCCGAGCCGTTTTCTCAGCCACCGCAGCCCGGTTGGGCGTACGAACTGACAAGCGATCTGACCGCTCCGGTGATCGCCACGCGGCTGCTGTTGGGTCTGCCTGCCGATCAACCGCTGCCGCCGCTGGACGTTCGGATGGGAACCACACGCGGCACCAACGCGCTGTTGACTCGTCGCGGTGCGCCGACCGCCTTCCTGACGACCGCCGGCTTCGAGGACCTGTTGGAGATCGGCCAACAGGATCGCCCCGATCTGTTCACGTTAAACATCGTCAAACGCAAGCCGCTCTATTCGACGGTCGCCGCGGTCGAAGAACGGATCGCCGCCGATGGCACGATTTTGCAGCCGTTGGATCTCGAAGCCGCCCGCCAGCAGATCGATGCGCTGCGACGCTCCGGGGCCGAATCGCTGGCGATCGGTCTATTAAACGCCTACATCAACCCGGCCCACGAACAAGCACTGGTCGATCTTGCCCTGGCCGCTGGGTTCTCCAACGTCAGCGCGTCGCATCGGATTGCTCCGGTGATCAAGTTGGTCGATCGTGCCGAAACGACGGTCTTGGACGCCTATCTGAATCCGGTCATCGCCGACTATGTCGCTCAAGTTTGGCAGCAGTTCGGCGGCGTCGATCGATGTCAGTTGCAGTTGATGACAAGCGGCGGGACGCTGGTTCCCGGCGACGCCTTCCGCGGCAAGGACAGCATCCTTTCGGGGCCCGCTGGCGGCGTCGTTGCGCTCGCGGAAATCGCCCGCGCGCATGGGGCGGATGAGGCGATCGGTTTCGACATGGGAGGGACCAGTACCGACGTCAGTCGATTCGCGGGGCAGCCGGTCCGTCAATACGAAGCCTTCAAAGCGGGGACGCGGATTCTGACACCGATGATGGCGATCGAGACGGTTGCCGCCGGGGGCGGTTCGATATGCCGGTTCGATGGCCAACGGATGTGCGTGGGGCCCGAAAGCGCTGGCGCCGATCCAGGCCCAGCCTGTTATGGGCGTGGCGGTCCGTTGACGGTAACCGATCTGAACGTCGTCTTGGGACGCGTGTTGGCCGATCGGTTCCCCTTCCCGATGGATCGCGATGCAGCGATCGCTCGGTTGGCTGAGATTCAACAGACGATGGATGCGGTGGGGCAACCGATCGAATCGGCCGAGGCGTTGGCCGCTGGCTTTCGCGCGATCGCGAACCATCATATGGCCGAAGCCGTCCGCGCTGTGACGACCGCTGAAGGACGCGATCCGCGGGGGATGACGCTTGTCGGATTTGGTGGCGCCGCGGGGCAGCATCTGTGCGACGTCGCCGAGGTGTTGGGGATTCGCAAGATCATCGATCACCCGCAAGCGAGTCTGCTGAGCGCGCTCGGAATGGGATTGGCCGCTACCGGCAACACGCAATCGCACGGCATCTATCGGCCGCTGGAAAAAGTCTCCGACGACGAACTATCGGGTCATATCGAAGCAGTCACGCAACAGGCGCTCGCTGAACTTCCAACCGCTCCCGACGGTGTCGTGGCAACGATTCGTCAAACGATCGACGTCCGCTACCTCGGTACCGACGCGGCGCTCGAGATCGATTGCCGATCGCGCGACGAGATCGCAGCGGCATTTCACCGTCAGCATCGCGAACAGTTTGGTTACCAGCGGACCGATCAGCCGTTGGAACTTGTCGCCGTTCGAGCGACTGTCAGCTTACCGGGTGCAGCGAGTCTGCAGCCTCTTGCCGAAGTCGAACCACTGGACTGGCAGCCGACAGCGTTTCAAGACGTCTGGCTCGGCGACCGCTGGCAACAAGTCGCTTCGTTCGACCGCGACCAATTGGTCCCCGGAGCACAGATCGTTGGCCCCGCGATCGTCGCGTCGGACCATCACACGTTGATCGTCGATCGCGATTGGAAGGCTCAGGTCGCCGAAGACCTTTCGATCGTGCTGGTTCAAGAGGAAGCGGCAAGGGATCGGCGGGTTGCTGTCGAAACGGACGAAGCGACTTGCGATCCGGTGCTGTTGGAAATTTTTGCCAGCCGATTCCAGCAGATCGCCAATCAGATGGGACTGGTCCTCGGGCGGACCGCGATCAGCGTGAACGTCAAAGAGCGGCGGGACTACAGTTGTGCGATCTTCCGTGGCGACGGCAGCTTGGTCGCCAACGCGCCTCACGTGCCGGTGCATCTGGGTGCGATGGGGCATACCGTCCGATCGATCATGACGCAGTTTCCCGAGATGTTTCCGGGAGATTGTTTTGTCACTAACGATCCGTTTGCCGGCGGTTCGCATCTGCCCGACGTGACCGTGATCACGCCGGTCTTTGTCGATAGCGATCCGGAATCGGCGAGCGATCGAGAAACGAGACGCCCCGATTTTTTTGTCGCCAGTCGGGCGCATCATGCAGAAATTGGTGGGATCACGCCCGGTTCGATGCCGCCGGACGCGAGCAATCTTAGCCAGGAAGGTGTCTTGATTCGCGGACTGGCATTGGTCCGCAACGGCCAGCAACATCAAGAGGATTTGAAACATTTGCTTTCCGCGGGCGAATATCCTTCGCGCTGTGTGGCGGAGAATCTTGCCGACATCGCGGCGCAACAAGCCGCCGGAACGGGCGGGGCACGCGATCTCTGCGCGCTGGTCGCTCAATACGGCGGCGCGGTGGTCGATCGCTACATGATGCATCTGCAAGATGTCGCCGCCGCTGCGGTCTCCGCTCGCTTGCGTTTGCTACCCGCCGGGGAGATGCAGTTCGAGGACTGTCTGGACGATGGCACGCCGATCTGCGTGCAGATGCAGGTGATCGACGATCGCTTGAGGATCGATTTCACCGGTACCGCCAGCGTCCATCCGCGTGGTTTTAATGCGACTCCCGCGATCGTGACCGCAGCGGTTTTGTACGTGCTGCGAACCTTGATCGATCAACCGCTGCCGCTGAACGAAGGCGTGCTGCGATGCGTCGACCTGCATCTTCCGGTTGGGCTGTTGAACCCAACCCGAGACGACGATCCGCGCAAGTGTCCCGCGGTGGTGGCGGGGAATGTGGAGACGAGCCAACGCGTGGTCGATGTGCTGTTGGGCGCATTGGGCGTGGCGGCGGCGAGCCAAGGGACGATGAACAACTTTGTCATCGGCGACGCCACGTTCGGCTACTATGAAACGATCTGTGGTGGCAGTGGCGCAACGGCGACTGGCAACGGAGCGTCGGCGGTCCACACGCACATGACCAACACAAGGATCACCGATCCGGAGGTGCTCGAGTTGCGGTATCCGATGCGTTTGATTCGGTTTGCGATTCGCCGCGACAGCGGCGGCGCGGGGGAACATCGCGGCGGCGACGGCGCGATCCGCGAGGTCGAGTTTTTGAAGCCGCTGACCGTTTCGCTGCTGACCGGCCGGCGGACCGATCGCCCACCGTACGGTCTCGCCGGCGGAGCCGATGGCGCGTTGGGGGAGAACTGGTACACCTCGGCCGACGGCAAGAAACAGCGGCTAGCTGCCTGTTGCCGGATCGAAGTCCAAGCGGGCGACAGGCTCACGTTGCTGACGCCCGGCGGCGGTGGTTACGGCGCGGAGACGTAG
- a CDS encoding SDR family NAD(P)-dependent oxidoreductase: MEPTPTAPAEPAAAEAVDDGTIPISRGGVRLIPAPLGSNLGAGILPAGTVVITCDDRGIANKVVERFDMFDHPTVLLRHVDGKPLDLSTLDDVIEADLSDAAVIDALIPALRQHHDALAGLIHLSPLSQFSDTDTLVNRARRDCRSLYLLARAMEADLTEAAQNGSAVLLAATAIDGRLGYGTSADQPIARAAHGGILGLVKCIGLEWPDVLVRAVDISPEMNTSTTFDAIAAELGQSTGPLEIGVSSAGRITWEPIAATIDPASEDKLVLEPGEVIVMTGGARGITAEMAVGLAKKYQSQLVLLGRSQLPEQVEPAEITAATSDVELKSALIQLAKTRGETPKPAEIGRQANRIMAAREIRQTLDRIRQVGGHADYRSVDVSDRESFATMLQNIQAEYGQIAGVVHGAGVIEDKLLRDKTPDSFDRVFNTKVHSTAGLIDAIAPNQLKFLALFASVASRFGNRGQSDYAAANEVLGKVACTLNQAWPQTRTFAVAWGPWAEIGMVADLEKHLTARGLTLIPPPLGVQMFLDEIASGDRETPEVIIAGGAEQLATPN; encoded by the coding sequence GTGGAACCAACGCCCACCGCGCCCGCTGAACCGGCAGCCGCAGAGGCTGTCGACGACGGAACGATTCCGATTTCGCGAGGCGGCGTGCGGTTGATCCCCGCGCCGCTGGGCAGCAACCTGGGTGCTGGGATCTTGCCCGCCGGAACCGTGGTTATCACCTGCGACGACCGCGGGATCGCCAACAAAGTCGTCGAACGTTTTGACATGTTCGACCATCCAACCGTTCTGCTGCGTCATGTCGACGGCAAACCGTTGGACTTGTCGACGCTCGACGATGTGATCGAAGCCGATCTCAGCGACGCCGCAGTGATCGATGCTCTGATCCCAGCCCTGCGTCAGCATCACGACGCCTTGGCCGGCCTGATCCATCTGTCGCCTCTGTCGCAGTTCAGCGACACCGACACGCTTGTCAATCGCGCTCGACGCGATTGTCGATCGCTGTACCTGTTGGCTCGAGCGATGGAAGCCGACCTGACCGAAGCGGCTCAGAACGGCAGCGCGGTCCTGCTGGCAGCCACCGCCATCGACGGACGACTCGGCTACGGCACGTCGGCCGACCAACCAATCGCTCGCGCTGCCCATGGCGGTATCTTGGGTCTGGTCAAATGCATCGGACTGGAATGGCCCGACGTCTTGGTTCGCGCCGTCGATATCTCCCCCGAAATGAACACCTCGACGACGTTTGATGCCATCGCGGCGGAACTGGGCCAGTCGACCGGACCGCTGGAAATTGGTGTCAGCAGCGCAGGCCGGATCACCTGGGAACCGATCGCTGCGACGATCGATCCGGCCAGCGAAGACAAGCTGGTTCTGGAACCTGGCGAAGTGATCGTGATGACCGGTGGCGCCCGAGGGATCACCGCCGAGATGGCGGTCGGCCTGGCGAAGAAGTACCAATCGCAACTGGTTTTGCTGGGACGGTCTCAATTGCCCGAACAGGTTGAACCGGCGGAGATCACTGCGGCGACCAGCGACGTCGAACTGAAATCCGCCCTGATCCAGCTGGCCAAAACGCGAGGCGAAACGCCCAAACCGGCCGAGATCGGACGCCAAGCAAATCGCATCATGGCAGCTCGCGAGATCCGGCAAACGTTGGATCGAATCCGGCAGGTCGGAGGTCATGCCGACTATCGATCGGTCGACGTCTCGGATCGCGAATCGTTTGCCACGATGCTGCAGAACATCCAAGCCGAATACGGGCAGATCGCCGGAGTGGTCCACGGCGCGGGAGTGATCGAAGACAAGCTGTTGCGCGACAAGACTCCCGATTCGTTCGACCGCGTCTTCAACACCAAGGTCCACAGCACGGCGGGGCTGATCGATGCGATCGCCCCCAACCAATTGAAGTTCCTCGCCCTGTTTGCTTCGGTTGCCAGCCGATTTGGCAACCGCGGGCAGAGCGACTACGCGGCGGCGAACGAGGTCTTGGGCAAAGTCGCCTGCACGCTGAACCAAGCCTGGCCGCAAACCCGGACCTTCGCGGTCGCTTGGGGACCGTGGGCGGAGATCGGCATGGTCGCCGACCTGGAAAAGCATCTCACGGCGCGCGGGCTGACTCTGATCCCACCACCGCTGGGCGTGCAGATGTTCCTCGACGAAATCGCCAGCGGAGATCGGGAAACCCCCGAAGTGATCATCGCCGGCGGTGCAGAACAATTGGCTACGCCGAACTAG